The sequence below is a genomic window from Sphingomonas crusticola.
GCGCCTACATCGCTTTTGCGCCCAACGGCAAAAGTCTGTTCCTGTCGTCCGGCGAGCGGCAGCGCTTCACGCCGGCACAGGATCCCAATTCGGCGCTAGGCAAGATTCTGCACCTCACGCTCGACGGAAAACCTGCGGCCAATAATCCGGGCGCCGGCAGGACGGGCGCGACCACGCTCTCCGTCTTCGATCCGCCGTCCGACACGATCGCGGCCAAAACCGCGCCTGCGCGCCAGGTCAAGGTGCCCGCCCCCAATCTTGTGCCTGCGGAAACCTGGACCAGCGGGCACCGCAATCAATATGGCCTGGCGTTCGATGCCGCCGGCAAATTGTGGGAAACCGAAATGGGTCCCAAGGGGGGTGACGAGCTCAACCTGATCGAGCCCGGCAAAAATTACGGCTGGCCGCTCGTCAGCTACGGCATGAACTACAATGGCAAGCCGATTCCGAGCCCCGAAGGCCATCCCGAGTTCCAGAAGCCCACGCTTTACTGGACGCCGGTAATCGCGCCGGGTGGGCTGACCTTTTATTACGGCTCGCTTTTCCCGCAGTGGAAGGGATCGGCGTTCATCGGCGGTATGGCGGCGCAATCGCTGATCCGCGTCTCGTTCGATGGCGGCACCCCGCGCGAGGCGGAACGCTTCGCCATGGGCAAGCGCATCCGCGACGTAGTGGCCGGCCCCGACGGCGCATTGTGGCTGCTCGAAGACGGCAAGGACGGTCGCCTGCTGCGCCTGACGCCCAAGCAATAAGCCTGGCACAGTAAGAGGAGCGTGATCTTGGCGGACGGCAGCATTTTCGTCGGCGCGACTGCGGGTGGCGAGCGCGAGGAGCTCAATCTCAAGCGTGCCAATCGCCATGGTCTGATCGCCGGCGCCACCGGCACCGGCAAGACGGTGACGCTGCAGGGGATTGCCGAAGGCTTCAGTCGCGCCGGGGTGCCGGTGTTCGTCGCCGACGTGAAGGGCGATCTGTCGGGGCTGGCCATGCCGGGATCGGCGATGGCGCCGACCCATGCCGCCTTCGCGCAGCGTGCGGCCGATATCGGCATGACCGACTGGGCCTATGCCGACAATCCGGTGATCTTCTGGGATTTGTTCGGTCGGCAAGGCCATCCCATCCGCACGACGATCAGCGAGATGGGGCCGTTATTGCTCGCGCGGCTGATGGACCTCAACGAGGTCCAGGAAGGCGTATTGCAGCTGGTATTCAAGGCTGCCGACGAACAGGGCATGCTGCTGCTCGATC
It includes:
- a CDS encoding PQQ-dependent sugar dehydrogenase, whose protein sequence is MLRHALTAAALFALLPAYGSAQINYGDTKPTADQPFTATPVATFDVPWKLAFLPDQRILVTEKPGKVWLVTPGMNKIEVTGVPAVAYAGQGGLLSIATAPTFAKDGIVYLTYSEPGEGGSSLALARGKLVIGNGTARLEGMKVIWRDWAKGKGGQFGAYIAFAPNGKSLFLSSGERQRFTPAQDPNSALGKILHLTLDGKPAANNPGAGRTGATTLSVFDPPSDTIAAKTAPARQVKVPAPNLVPAETWTSGHRNQYGLAFDAAGKLWETEMGPKGGDELNLIEPGKNYGWPLVSYGMNYNGKPIPSPEGHPEFQKPTLYWTPVIAPGGLTFYYGSLFPQWKGSAFIGGMAAQSLIRVSFDGGTPREAERFAMGKRIRDVVAGPDGALWLLEDGKDGRLLRLTPKQ